Proteins encoded together in one Flavobacteriales bacterium window:
- a CDS encoding DUF5615 family PIN-like protein, whose translation MNWLVDTQLPHQLATALKQRGHHAVHASELPAGHLSSDAAIIEQADREGAVVVTKDADFIAVYEVKGEPKRLLYVTTGNIRNSELIFIFMNYLDLICEALKDGGLVELDRNGITVR comes from the coding sequence GTGAACTGGCTGGTCGATACCCAGCTACCGCACCAGTTGGCCACAGCGCTCAAGCAGCGAGGCCATCATGCGGTGCATGCGTCCGAACTTCCAGCTGGCCATCTGAGTTCGGATGCTGCGATCATCGAACAAGCAGACCGCGAGGGCGCTGTAGTCGTTACAAAGGATGCCGACTTTATCGCCGTGTACGAAGTGAAGGGAGAGCCCAAGCGGCTCCTCTATGTGACCACCGGCAACATCCGCAACTCCGAGCTGATCTTCATCTTCATGAACTATCTCGACCTCATCTGCGAGGCACTGAAGGATGGAGGGCTGGTGGAACTGGACCGCAACGGCATTACAGTACGATGA
- a CDS encoding DUF433 domain-containing protein yields the protein MSTQAGILSRITTDPNICHGKAVVRGMRWPVQNVLELMASGMSTEEIIRDHPELEPDDFLACLAFAAKVTEVKSIHRAAQ from the coding sequence ATGAGCACCCAGGCCGGTATCCTTTCCCGCATCACCACCGATCCGAACATCTGCCATGGCAAGGCCGTGGTGCGGGGCATGCGCTGGCCGGTGCAGAACGTACTGGAGTTGATGGCCAGCGGCATGAGCACCGAGGAGATCATTCGCGACCACCCTGAACTGGAACCCGATGACTTCCTCGCCTGCCTGGCCTTCGCGGCCAAGGTCACCGAAGTGAAATCCATCCACCGCGCGGCGCAGTGA